The proteins below are encoded in one region of Salvelinus alpinus chromosome 27, SLU_Salpinus.1, whole genome shotgun sequence:
- the LOC139556200 gene encoding heparan sulfate glucosamine 3-O-sulfotransferase 5-like: MLFKQQALLRQKLFLLGSLAIGSLLYLVARVGSLDRLQPICPIESRLGPPHLPEQIPLRTLQYKRGLLHEIRKGNATKEQIRLHNLVQQLPRAIIIGVRKGGTRALLEMLNLHPAVVKASQEIHFFDNEQNYARGIDWYREKMPFSFLHQITIEKSPAYFITEEVPERIFKMNSSIKLLIIVREPTTRAVSDYTQVLEGKERKNKTYHKFEKLAIDGNTCDVNTKYKAVRTSIYTKHLERWLKYFPVEHFHIVDGDRLITDPLPELQLVERFLNLPSRISRYNLYFNATRGFYCLRFNNVFNKCLAGSKGRIHPEVDPSVVAKLRKFFHPFNQKFYQITGRTFNWP; this comes from the exons ATGCTATTCAAACAGCAGGCGTTGCTGAGACAGAAGCTCTTCTTGTTGGGCAGCCTTGCTATCGGGAGTCTCCTCTATCTAGTGGCCAGGGTTGGGAGCTTGGATAG GCTGCAGCCTATTTGCCCCATAGAGAGCAGACTGGGCCCTCCTCACCTGCCGGAGCAGATCCCTCTCCGGACCCTGCAGTATAAGCGTGGTCTGCTCCACGAGATCCGCAAGGGCAATGCCACCAAAGAGCAGATCCGCCTGCAcaacctggtacagcaactgcccCGGGCCATCATCATCGGGGTGCGCAAGGGGGGCACGCGCGCCCTGCTGGAGATGCTCAACCTGCACCCGGCGGTGGTCAAGGCTTCGCAGGAGATCCACTTCTTTGACAACGAACAGAACTACGCCCGGGGCATCGACTGGTACCGGGAGAAGATGCCCTTCTCCTTCCTCCACCAAATCACCATTGAGAAGAGCCCCGCCTACTTCATCACAGAAGAGGTCCCCGAACGCATCTTCAAGATGAACTCCTCCATCAAGCTGTTGATTATTGTGCGTGAGCCCACCACCAGAGCTGTGTCCGACTACACACAGGTGCTGGAGGGCAAGGAGCGCAAGAACAAGACCTACCACAAGTTTGAGAAGCTGGCCATCGACGGCAACACGTGTGATGTGAACACAAAGTATAAGGCAGTACGGACCAGCATTTACACCAAGCACTTGGAGCGCTGGCTGAAGTACTTCCCCGTGGAACATTTTCACATTGTGGACGGTGACCGTCTGATCACAGACCCGCTGCCTGAGCTGCAGCTCGTCGAGCGCTTCCTCAACCTCCCCTCCAGGATCAGCCGGTATAACCTGTATTTCAATGCCACCAGGGGATTCTACTGCCTGCGATTTAACAATGTCTTCAACAAGTGCCTGGCAGGCAGCAAGGGGCGCATCCACCCTGAGGTGGACCCCTCAGTGGTGGCCAAACTAAGGAAGTTCTTCCACCCCTTCAATCAGAAGTTTTATCAGATTACTGGGAGGACGTTCAACTGGCCCTGA